CTGGTCCCGCGGGTCCGGCGAGTCCGCGGCGACGTGGCTCAGGAGAGCCCGGTCCACCGAGTAGATGTCAGCGCTGGCGTGGCGGCACATCCCGATCAGCGACTCGCCCGCGATGGCGCCGAACGCCCCCACCCGACCCGCTCCGAATCTTTCGAAAGCGCCGCGCTCGACGCGCGCGTCGATGCTGCCCGAACGGACTCGGACAAGCAGGATCCGCTCCGGGGGAACCATGGCGTAGCTGAACGCGTAGTCGAAATCCGCCACGTCCACACTGGTCGAGCCGACCATCGAACGCTCCAGGCGGCTCCGGGTCGGTACACCGTGCTCACCCGCAGCCATCCGGATACGCCCGAAGCTGGCGCTGACAACCTCCTCGGCCTCGCCGAGGTCGGTGGTGTCGAGCAAGACAGTGAACATTGACGCGGGCTTTCGTTCAGAGACCTTTACCGCGGCATCGCATGGAACCGACGAGGCCCATTATCCAACAAGCGACGAGTTAATCCAGATCGGCTTGCCGCGAGCCGGAATTCACTGACGGTCGTCATTGACGTCCGTCAGTGAACAGGCGTACCGTTCCGGCATGGGGTTACTGTGACCGCTCCGCCGTCGACCCGAGAGGCCCGGCGACTCGAAACCCGGGCCCGTCTGTTCGACGCCGCCCTGGCCGAGATTTCGAGTCGGGGACTGGCCGCCGCCGACGTCAGTGCCATCGCCGCCGCCGCGGGCGTGGTGCGGGGAACCTTCTATTTCCACTTCCCCAGCAAAGAACACGTTCTTGTCGAGTTGGAACGCAACGAAGAGATCCGGATGGTGGCTGAGCTCGGAACTGCCGGCGGCGACTTGGTGACGGTGCTGTCGCGGCTGGTGGATCGGATCTTGGAAGCCGAAAGCCGTTTGGGCACAGTTGTTTTCCGGGACATGCTCGGTTTGCACTTCGCCTCGGCACGGCCGGCCGATGACGAGTTGGCCGCGCACCCCGTCCTGGAATTTCTGGTCGGCGTGATCGCCCGCGCGCAGCAAGCCCAGCACGTTCCCGCGGACGCAGACCCGGCTGAACTCGGAATGTTCTTCCTCACCGGACTTTTCGCGCTACTTGCCACCGGAACGCACGACACGGCGTTGTTACGCCGTTATGTGACAACAGTTGTCAAAGGAATGGAGACACGATGAATCGCACCAGCATCGAGGGGTACCGGGATTTCCTGGCCAGGCGTGACGGCGAAGCCGACCTGCTCAACAGGCGGCTGGCCAAACGCGAGCAGTTCTTCGAAGAGCTGGAAGCCAACCCGGTCCGGTCGGCACACCCCGCTGATCGCGCGACCTTCCTGCGCAACCTGCGCCGCCGGCGGCCCGAGCCCGGTCTGGATCGCAAGATGCTGTTCCTGCTGGCGACCGCCAAGCTGAACCAGGCGGAACGCTTCGGCGTCGGACTCGGTGAAACCTACGGCCGCAACAGCGACGAAAGCCTGCCGCCGGAGAACGTCTACCTCGAACTGGAAGAGCACTACCACACTCGGTTGCTGGCCTACGCGCTCGACGTTTTCGATCTGACATTCCAGGTCGTCCCACCACCCTTCGTGCTGCGGCAGTTCGTCAAGACGGGCGTGTTCATCCCCGAGCGGCTGAGCTTCATGTTCGTCGGAGCCGCGGAGATGGCGGGCTGCATCATGTTCGACGAGTTACGCCGCGCCGGCGCCTCGCTGTTCGCCGACGAACCCGCGGTCGCGGAGCGCATCGAACTGCTCTACACCGAGATCCTCACGGACGAGATCGGGCATGTCGGGTATTGCGCGTCGCGCTGCACGGCCGGTGAGCGGGCGGTGATGCGGCGGCTCTATCCGTGGATCGGCCGCCTCTTTGCCCGCCAGACCGCGGAGATCAGCCTGCTGGTGGACGTCAAGGCGCTGAACGCGCGGCTGGACCGGCCGTTTGATGTGGAGGAGCTGACCGCGGGGCTGACGAACGAGACGTATCTGGTCGCGCATCCGTGAAAGCACGTCGCACCGGCTTCGCTTGAAAGGAAAGCACCGCGAGTCAGCTGCTAAATGCCCGCCTGAGCGTAGACATTCTTCTGGATCGTTTCGCAGATGTCCTCGAGGGGGAGGTCGTTCGCGTCATCGCCGAAGGGGCTTTCGATCTCGACGCCGATTTCCTCGATGCCGAAAAATGTGTAAGCGATGATGAGGACGTCGACAATCGTTGTCCAGCCGAAGGTGTCGACCATGGCGAAGGGGAGGGTGAAGCAGTAGAGGACAAGCGCCCGGCGCAAGTGGACGGCGTAGGCGAAGGGCATCGGCGTTTTGTGAATTCGTTCGCAGCCGCCGAGGTAGTCGACCAGGAGCTGAATGTTCTGGTCCATCGACGTGAGCATGATGTCAGAGATCAGGCCGCGCTCGCGCGCCTCCCGGAGGCAACCGGACATGTTGCCGGCGACAGCGAGAGCGGGATGCTGGGCGTCGATCACCTGCTGCGCCTCGTCGGGCGGAAGTTCTTTGATTTGTGGCCCGAGGCCTTCGGTACCGCGCAGGACGTGCATGGCCGCCCAGGGAAACACGGCTGTCCAGCGGGCGAGTCGGGCGACCAGGGCTGGATCCCCAGCGATGTATCCGCTGGCGCTGCGGACGAGGTTCCGAGTTTCATTCACGATCCCTCCCCATAGCTTGCGCCCCTCCCAGAAACGGTCATAGCTGGAGCTGGTGCGGAAAACCAGAAGCAGACCAAGGGCGAGGCCCATCAGTGTGTGCAACTGGATGGGCATGCCGACCGGCGCGACATAATTGTGAAAGGCGACAACCGCTGCGGACCAAGCGACGCATAAGGAGACTCGACCGATGATCTCCCGGACCAGCGAGCCGCGGATGTCAAAAAAGTGGTCGAGCCATTTGTGCGAATCGTATTGGATCATCGCTCATTTCGCTTCGTTGAGGTAGACGGGCTCAGCTGGCGCAGGAGGGCTTACACGACGACGAATTTGGCGCGATCCAACCGCGGATCATGCCCGGCCGCACCGCCGCCGGATAGTTCCAGATTTCGATGCCTGGTGCAACACCAAGACTCCATGTCGACGGTGCGGGACGTATTGCGGAAGGCGAAGTGGGGAGCGGAAACGAACGGCGGGCACGAATAGCGGAAGTCCGAGGATGCCCACCAGCCCAACCCAGGTAGCTACTGGCGCAACCAACAGAAAAACCCCGGCCGATGGCTCCGATGGCCGGGGAATCTGTAGGCCATGACGCGACTCATCACACTGGTGGAGCTAAGGGGATTCGAACCCCTGACCTACTCGATGCGAACGAGTCGCGCTACCAACTGCGCCATAGCCCCTGATCGCTAAGCAGGCTACCAGCCGCGACCGCGAAGGAACGAACCGCGACTACGCCCCGACCGCGCGCGGCAGGTCACGAGGCCAGCCGTAGTTGCGCACCGGCACCGCGTAGTCCAGGTGCTCGAAGATCGGGTCCTCGTCATCGATCTCCAGCACCACCGCACCGGGCCGCCGCAACCGGGAGGGAACCAGGTCGTATTCGTGGTCCTGGGTGTTCTCCACGCCCAGCCGGCTGCGCGCCATCCGCTGCATCCGGCGCCGGCGCACCCTCTCCTCGATCTTGGTCTGCCGCCGCAGGTAGAACAGGTACATCAGGGTGATCGTGGTCGCTACGGCACACAGCCACCAGGCCATCGGCGTCACCTCGAAGGCCGCGATCGCCGAGCCGACCAGGACGATCGCCATCGCCACCAGCACGCGCTTGCGGAACGCGTA
This genomic stretch from Mycobacterium paragordonae harbors:
- a CDS encoding TetR/AcrR family transcriptional regulator; the encoded protein is MTAPPSTREARRLETRARLFDAALAEISSRGLAAADVSAIAAAAGVVRGTFYFHFPSKEHVLVELERNEEIRMVAELGTAGGDLVTVLSRLVDRILEAESRLGTVVFRDMLGLHFASARPADDELAAHPVLEFLVGVIARAQQAQHVPADADPAELGMFFLTGLFALLATGTHDTALLRRYVTTVVKGMETR
- a CDS encoding bestrophin family protein — protein: MIQYDSHKWLDHFFDIRGSLVREIIGRVSLCVAWSAAVVAFHNYVAPVGMPIQLHTLMGLALGLLLVFRTSSSYDRFWEGRKLWGGIVNETRNLVRSASGYIAGDPALVARLARWTAVFPWAAMHVLRGTEGLGPQIKELPPDEAQQVIDAQHPALAVAGNMSGCLREARERGLISDIMLTSMDQNIQLLVDYLGGCERIHKTPMPFAYAVHLRRALVLYCFTLPFAMVDTFGWTTIVDVLIIAYTFFGIEEIGVEIESPFGDDANDLPLEDICETIQKNVYAQAGI